AATCTAAAATTGTAATACCTTCAATTTTTCTTGCCTCATCAACAATTTTTTCAACTAAAGCTTCATCTCTTCCTTCACTAAAGTTTGGCACACATTCCATTAATTTTCTCATAATAACCTCTCTTTGATTTTACATTAAATTTTCCACAAAGGTTTTAATAAACCAAATTGTTTGTGGCTGATAAATTATATCTACTAAGAATGCTCCGACTATTGGAACAATCATCATTGCCTTTCTGCTCATACCGTATTTCTCATTAACAGCTGTCATATTAACTATTGCTGAAGGAGTAGCTCCTAATCCGTGTCCAGCAAGACCTGATACCATAACTGCAGCATCGTAGTTCTTCCCAAGGATTCTGAATACTACGAAATATCCAAACAGCGATACAAGCAGTACTTGTGAGAATACAACTACAAATACTCCGCCTATCAATCCTGATAGCTCCCAGAGCTTTAAAGTCATTAATGCCAGTGATAAGTATAAGTTAAGCATTACATTTCCAATTTCATCAACCAGAGTAAAGTCGAATCTATATAAATTTGCTTTTTCGTTAATATTTCTAAGAATTACGGCTACAAACATTGCACCTACATATGTTGGGAATCCCATGTTTATCAATTTACTTATCCAACCGGCAATAATAGAACCAAATGCCATGCAGACTAAAATAGCTGCCACATTTTTAATTATATCAAGTGAACTAAGTTTATTCCCAGAACTTGCATTTATATCTGTAACAGAGGTATCGAAACTTGAATCATCCTCAGGCTTAAGGTTATACTTAACAATAAGTCTTCTACCCAGCGGCCCACCTATAAGGACTGCTGATATCAGACCGAAAGTTGCTGCTGCAGCTCCTACCAGCGGCGCAGCTTCATATCCCATTTCAGAAAATGTATTTCCGTAAGAAAGCGCTGCTCCGTGTCCCCCGATCATAGAAATAGCACTGGATAACAAAGCATACGGAGCTTCCAAACCAATTACCTTGGATATAGCAATGCCCATTGTATTTTGCAATATTGAAACCACACCTGCAATAAGCCAGTACACAACAAGTAATTTACCGCCCTTAACAAGCAGCTTATAGCTTGCTCCAAGACCTACTGTTGTAAAGAAAGCTAACATAAATGCATTTTGGAACATGTTGTCAAAGCTAAAAGCAAAAGTTCCGGTCAAATGTCCAAGCCACGTAATAAACATAAATATGAATCCACCGATTACAGGTGCCGGGATACAGTATTTGTCTAATAATTTAACTTTATTCTTGACAAAATATCCCAAAAGTAATAATGCCGCAGCAAATGCCAAAGTAACTGTTGAATCAACGCTAATTGATATAAGTCCTTCAATTAATTCAAACTTCATAATATCCTCCTTTTAGTTATCATATAGATTCGGGCTAACGATTTCATTCGTCACTTCTTTCACCCATACTTTCTCTATAATAATTAGCAAAATACAGGCCAACTTTTTTGTGTTCTGAAAAACCTCTATTTTTCAGTTAGTTTAAATATTTAGAAAATATAATTCGCTTAATTTCAGGCAAAAAATACCCTGCAAAATTTGCACAGTGCAAATTTTGCAGGGTATTTGTATGAAAACAGGCATAGAAGGTTCGGTTTCTATGCCTGTTAAAAATCAAGTATTCTTTTTAATTCTTTAACCCTATTCCGGCTTACAGTAATATTCATATCTTGTATCTTTATTAGATATGCACCATTAAACCATGCCGTCACTTCCGTAATTTCATTTATATTAACAATATAATTTCTATGGCATCTGAAAAATTTTGAAGGGTCAAGCTTGCTCTCTAACTTTGTAAGAGATTGATTATACAGGTAATCCTTTTCCTTTATACGCAAAAATACCTCTCTATCTTTTGCGTATGCAAACATCAAATCCGACTGTTCGAAAAAAATATATTTTTCATCAATTTTATATGCAATCCTGTTATTATTTGCGGATTCTGTATTAGATTCATGCTCCTTGGCTTCCACCGTTTGAATCATCCTTTTTACAAGGTCAAGTTTTTTTCTTACATCTTTTTCTGAAATTGGTTTGAGGATGTAGCCAACCGCATTAACCTTGAAAGCATCTAATGCATAATTGTCATATGCTGTAACATAAACTATGTATGGCGGGTCTTGCATCTCCTTAATAATCTTTCCAATTTCAATACCGTCCATACCTGGCATCTCTATATCCAACAAAAGAACATCTGGTTTGTTATTAGTGAGCATTTTCAACACCTGAGTTCCATTGTTAACAGGCGGCATAACGTTAAAGTCTTGAATTTTTGAGACAATGTAAGTTAGTTCTTCACGTACATGCTCTTCGTCATCAGCTATCAAGATATTAATCATTTTTGGCCTCCTCCCCTACTGTATGAATAGGAATTTCAATAACGACATTTGCACCGTTATTATTTGAAATATCAAATATATAGCCATTACCATATATACTTTTCAATCTCGAATTAATATTGTTCAATCCAATTCTTGCATCTTTTGTTATCATATGTTCTCTAAAATTCCCTATAATTTCACTGTTAAATCCCCGTCCATTGTCCGTAACGTTTACAATAAGACGTTCTGCTGCAATTTTTGCTGAGATTTTAATCTCAAGCATATGATTCTCGCTCTCCATCATACCATGAATTATTGAATTTTCCACAAGAGGCTGTATTGCAAAAGTAGGGAATAAAACATCATATACTTCTTCCTGTACATTTATAGATAAATTAATTCTATCTCCAAATCTAGCTTCCTGTAAATCCATATATGATTTAATAAGCTTCAGTTCTTCAATAAAAGGAATCATATCCCCTCGCTCACTAAGACTTCTTCGATAAAAATCAGCCAGATCGATTATAAGATCTTGGGCTTTTTTCGGGTTCATTCGCACCATGGTTTTAATAACATTAAGAGTATTGTATAGAAAATGAGGATTTACTTGAGCTTTCAATGCATTGTACTCTGACTTAATCAAAAGCTTTTCCTGATCGTATATTATTGAGTTCTGAATCTGAAGGCTCAGCAACCCAGCGATACCTTCTATCATTTTAATATCTGTCGGTACGATTTCATTAGTAGGCTTATAAAAATGTAATTCTCCTGTTATTTCGTCATTGAGCCACAAAGGAGCCCTAATAATTGAAAAATCCTGGTAATGATTGATTTCCGACCCCTTGTCCCATTGACTTGAAACAATATGACTATCGGTAGAAAACTTATGTCCTGTATATGTAACTTCACCGCTGACACTTACAAGAGCTACAGCTGGTATGCCAACATAGTCATATATAATCTGAGCAATCTTCTCCATGCTTTCTTTTGTGCATCCTTCCTTCAAAAATATCAAAGTACGCTTTGCTATTTCCAAGGATTTTTCAGCATAGTTGGCACCTGTTAGGTTCTGGTTGTACTGAATGTCCTTGATTAATGATATCAACATCACAGCACCGATTGGGTTAATGATAATCAAATTTATACCTACCATTGAAAAATACACACCAGATAGTATTCTGGGCTGCAAAGAAAAAAGAATCATAAAAAGATTTATCAATTCTATTGACAAGGCCCATAAATAAACCATATATAGTTTTACTTTCCTTTTTTTATGCACTTCAAAGAAAAGTCCTCCTGCCAACCCAGCCAACAGAATTGTCAAAGCATCAGGTGCAATAGTAGCATTCTCAACGGTCAGGCGAAACAAAGCTCCGATGATACCGGAAATAGCCCCTACCATTACGCCGCCAATCATTCCACCTGCCAAAGGCCCTATGAAGCTGCTATGAATTTTAATACCGCTAAAGACTTCCATTGCAGTTACCGTTCCAAGCATGGTTAACCCACCGAAGAAAACACCTATTAATGCCTTTTCTTTTGTGGCAGCTATTTTCAGAATTGTACGCTTAAAACTTTTCAACTTGATTATTGGATATGCAGCTAATGAAATCAATGCTACTATCATTAAGTTTTCAATAATTCTTTCCACGACTGCCACCTTTCTTGAAGTGAAATATCTGCATTCATTGGTTTAACTATATCACAGGTATTATTATAAATCAATATTTGGAGTCGGGCTGCAATGACTCTCCTGTCTATTTATAATTGCAGCCTATTTCTTTAAGCTTTTCATCTACCCAAGGACGGTCGTAAATACCGTCATTTTGTATCAATTCCAGCAATTTCGCTTCTTTTTCCTCCAGTTGTTTTACCGCTTTTAGAATAGCCGGCGCTTCTGAAGGGTTTATTGCAATCACCCCGTCTCTATCTCCAACAACTATGTCCCCTGGATTAATAATTTTCCCGCCTACTACTACCGGAACATTAATCTCCCCCGGGCCATTTTTATAAGGTCCATTAGGCGTACAGCCTCTTGAAAAAACAGGGAAATCCATCTTTCCAATAGCATCTGCATCTCTGACGCAACCATCCACCACAATCCCCGCAATACCTCTGCTTCGGCAATATGATGCCATCAATTCACCTAGAATTGCGCGCTCTTTGCCACCGCCGGCATCAATAACGATAATATCACCTGGTTTGGCAAGGTCCATCGCTTTGTGAAAGTACAAATTGTCACCTGCCGGCACACGTATCGTATAAGCCGTACCGCAAAGGCTTAATCCATTCATTGAATTAATGTCAGCGTCAATGGCAGAAAGTCGATTCATACAATCTCCAATATTAGCCACAGGAATTCCTCGAAATGCTTCTACCAACTCTTTTGGCGGGCGCTGAAACTCCATAATTATTTGATTCCCTACATTATTCATTTTCGGCTCCTTGATAATTATCCTCTTCCGCTTCACCGGTAATAAAGCCATTTTTTATTTTTTCCCTTTTTCTATGATTTGCAATGACTGGCGAAACTACAGCCAACACGATCATCAACATTAGTACAACACAAATTGGTCTTCCCAGCAAATAAGGTATTAGGGATCCCTTTGCCATAACCATGCTTCTTCTCAAACTGCTTTCAGCCAATGGGCCTAAAATCATAGCCAACACTACAGGTGCAGGATGAAATCCTGTTTTCTTCATAGCATAACCTATTAGACCAAACACCAACATTACGTATACATCAAACATGCGGTTATTGATTGCGTATGAACCAACAATGGAGAAAATAACTATACTTGGAAGCAGTATTACCAAAGGTACATTTGTAACCTTAACTATATGCTTAGCTGATAAAAGTCCCAGAATTCCCATTAGGATGTTTGCAAATATTAATCCAATAATTACTGAGTAAGTTATAGTGGCATGCGTCGTGAAGAGTTCTCTGCCAGGCACGAGGCCTTGAATCATCAGGCCGCCAAGAAGAACTGCCGCAACAGCACTTCCCGGTATTCCCAAAACAAGCAGAGGAATAAGTGCTCCACCGGTAACTGCATTGTTTGCAGCTTCTGGAGCCGCAACACCTTCAATGCACCCCTTACCAAACTTTTCCGGATTCTTTGACAGTCTTTTTGCTTCATTGTATCCGACCCATGATGCAATATCTCCACCTGCTCCAGGCAACATTCCTACGAATAATCCAATCAGTGAGGAAATACCTATTGTTGGAAGTATCTGTTTGAGAGTTTTCCACGAAGGAAGTACCTTTCCCTCTATTTCACCTATCTTCACCTTTTTCTTATCTTTGATTACTTCAAGCTGTGTCAACACCTGTGAAAGGGAAAAGAGACCTATCATTGCCGGAACAAGAGCTATGCCTGACTCAAGATTTGTTAATCCAAATGTAAAACGGGGAAATCCGGTCAGCATATCCGTTCCTATCAAACCTATTATGAGTCCAAAAACACCTGATAAAAGCCCTTTCACTATTGAATCTGTAGCCAGACTGGCAATGATTGTCAGCCCAAAGACAGCTATAAGGAAATATTCGGGATTACTGAATTTTAATGAAACCAAAGACAACGGAGGAGCTAAAAACAATAATGCAAATCCACTTACAACACCTCCTATCATAGAAGAAACAGTAGAAACACCTATAGCTTCCAATCCTCTTCCCTGCTTTGTCAGTTGATAGCCGTCAAGTGCCGTGGCAGCCGAAGAAGGTGTTCCCGGTGTATGAAGCAAAATAGCTGATATAGATCCGCCGTATATTGCCGAAGTATATATGGCTGTCAGCATAACAAGTCCCGGAACGGCTCCCATGCTAAAAGTCAGAGGAATCAGCAGAGCTACAGCCATAGTAGCACTTAGTCCGGGCAGTGCTCCTACAATCATACCTGCAACAACTCCTGTGATCAATCCTATAATTGTAGTTGGTTCTAATAGTTGTATCATTACATCCATAATTATATTAGACGTCATATTAATCTTCCTTTCTTAAAATAGCAATCCTTGCGGCAAAGGCACATTGAGCTGAGCAACAAAAATGAAATATATAAAAATGTTTAAGGCTACTACAGTAACTCCAATTTTAATTACAGACCGCACTTTGTTTACAAGCATGAATGCTATTATGAATAACGCCGTAGCCGTAAAAAAACCAGTAACATTCATTAAAACTATATAAGTAATTATCAACCCTAAGCCTATCCACATTTCTTTATTGCCAAACGAAGGATTTTTTTCCTCGCTATTATTAATCTTCCTTCCATTAAATACTAGCATCAATCCTAGCACTCCGAACAAAACTGATAATGCTTTAGGAAATAATGAACTTTGAGCTGGCAAATTTCCCGTCATACTGAAAAGCAAAATGGAAAATGCTATAATTGCAAGCCCTGAAAAAAAATCTATCCTATTCTTCATAAAAATCTCCTATTTGTTATGGGGTTCTTCATATTGAAAAACCCCAAGTTTGTTTAACACTCTTACCACTCAAGTACATCTTTTATTTCGATGATATTTTTCTCGTCTTCCTCTAAAAACTCTCGATACTCATCTCCTGAAATCGGATATACCATATATCCCAATTCTTCAATTTTCTTAATTTGTTCAGGATTGTTTAAAGCTTTTTCAAAAGCATCTATTACAATTTTAACTTTTTCTTCATCTACACCCTTTGCAAAAGATAATCCTCTAGCAGAAAATGTTACAATCTCAGGCAATCCTGCCTCATTTAAAGTTGGAACATCAGGCAAAAATTGACTTCTGTCAGGCGCCATTACAGCCAACGCGCGAAGTTCACCGTTCTTGACAGCTGTTGCTACACTTCCTACATTATCAAAATATACATCCACGTGACCGCCTATAACTGCCGCAAGCATCTCGCTTGTCCCACCTTGATGAACCGGTACAAAGTTCGTTCCAACTGCATCGTTAATTCTAAGTTGTGCAATGTGGTCATCCCCTGCATAACCTGTCGTAGTTGCAGTTACATCATTTTCTTTTGCATAAGCAATTAAATCCTCAATAGTTTCAAATCTTTCATCATCAGCTCTAACTGCAATTGCTCCATAATCCAATACATGATTAGAAATAAGTTCAAAATCATCAAGGCTGTTATCTCTTCCAAATTCAGGGTTCAAATAACCAGTCATCAGGTTTGGAGTGTTTATATACCCGATAGTATATCCATCTTTTTCAGCATTTAAAAACTCTGTCCATCCTGTCCAGCCTCCGCCACCAGGCTTATTGATAACATTCAATGGCACTCCAAGTTCAGCTTCAACATATGGCAATAAAATTCTTGCAGCTATATCTGTATTACCTCCCGCCGAGAAAGATACAATAACGTTAATCGGCTTGTTTGGGTAGCCCTCCTCAACAGTGCCTTCAGCATCGCCAGAAGTTTCAACATCTGCACCTCCATCGTTTGCTCCGCAGCCAACAACAAACAACGTAAGCATCAAAACTAATAAAATTGAAATAAACCTTTTCATATTACTCCTCCTAAAATCTTCAATTAATTTACATAAGTATAGCACTATAACCAAAAACGTAGTTAATTTAATTGACCATGAGCATTATTTCTCTACAAGCGGTATTAATTAACCTACCAATGACATAATAATTTCCTTACAAGTAACATTACTGGTAATAAAAAGAAATTTATACTTGACAATTTCCACACTACACTTGTAGTGTTGGAGGTGGTAGAATGAATAAGCAAATAAATATATCTGATTCAGAATGGAAGGTTATGTGTGTGCTTTGGGAGAAACATCCACTGATGTCCAGCCAAATAATTCAAAGACTAGAAGCGAATAATTGGAAACCTAACACAATTCATACGCTTCTAAGCAGATTGGAGAACAAAAAGATCATAGGGGTAGAAAAAAAATCGAGATTTAAGGAATACTATCCCCTTGTGTCCAGAGAAGAATGCCAGATTATAGAAACAAAATCTTTTATAAAAAAAGTATACGACGGGTCAATTAAGATGTTTTTATCAAGCTATATTAATCAGGATAATTTATCACAAGATGATATAGAGTACTTAAAAAAATTAATTGAAGAAAAAGAACTAAATAGGAGCAAGAAAAATGATTAATATATTATTTAAAGAAATATTTCTTGCTTCTATTATAGGGAGTATATTATTTGCCTTTATTTCTTGTATGAAACAGCTTTTAAAAAAGCTATTAGACGTTACCAGTTCTTATAGACTTTGGTTTTTAATGATACTGTGTCTTCTGATACCCTTTATACCCGTTAATGCACCAGATTTTATAAAATATAACACCCCTAAAGCTGCAGAAGCACCTGTTGACAATATTGTGAAGAACATTAATGCAATTGAAATTGTTCAATTAGCTAAAGATAATATTAACAAGAATGCTTATGATAAAGAAATAGTGCTAGGGGATAAAACCAACTTTGATATTAACGTTTATGCTTCAATATGGCTATGCGGCGTGATGGTATATCTTATTTATATGTGTGCTGTTAATTATAAAATAAGAAAAATGATTGCAGAATCTAAACAAGATTTAGATTCTGATACTTTAAATGTATTTAATAAATGCAAACATAAGATGGGAATAAAAAAGGAAATCACTATTGCGTCTATTGAAGCTATTGAGCAGCCATGTATTTACGGCTTTTTCAAACCTGTTGTTTTATTATCGAATAAATGTCTGGTAAAATTATCTCTTAGTCAAAAAGAATATATCTGTATACATGAGCTGTCACATTATTTAAGAAAGGATAATTTGACTAATTGGCTGTTAATTGCTCTGAGAATAGTATATTGGTTTAATCCAATTATCGGATATGCAATTAATAGAATGAAAGAAGACTGTGAATTAGTCTGTGATGCTCTAACATTATCATATATTAATTATAATGAACATCAAAAATATGCAATGACAATAATAGATTTGTTAGATTCAGCGTTAAAAACTAGATATGTATTAACAACAGTGTCAATTATTAATGGAAGAAAGAGAATAGAAAGGAGAATTAACATGATCTATGATTTTAAAAATCCAACAAAATTAAAGAGATTTGCCAGTTGTCTAGTAGCTTTTTTAATAGCCGGCGTGAGTATCACAACAATATATGCTTTTAATAATGCTGAAAATAATTTTGAAGATGCAGTTGAAAGCAATATAACTAATGAGAGCAATGCTGATAAAAGCACCCAGGAAATGACTTTTACATGGCCTGTTCCGAGCTATAAAACAATTACATCAAATTATGGATTAAGATCCCGCTCGGTTTATTGTACAGAAGAAATCGATGGGAAAGAAAATATTGTATATGAAGAATGTGAAATTGGTAATATAAAAATATTGGCACCTAAAATAGAACAAGATACATTAGATAACAGAGTTGCTTTTCACAATGGGATCGACATACAAGCACCAATTGATGAAAAAATTGTTGCATCTGAAAACGGGACGATTTTATACAGCGGATTTGATAACGAATACGGCAAAACGATAATTATAAACCATGAAGAAGAAAACTACTCTATATATGCTCATTGCAATAAATTACTAGTAAAAGAGGGCGAAGTTATAACTAAGGGACAAGAAATAGCTAAGTCAGGATCTACAGGCCAATCTACAGGGCCTCATGTTCATTTCAGTATTGTTATGGATAATAAAATAAAGAATCCAATGGAATATTTGAATGTTGAAAATCTTTCTGAAGAGAATTAAACTTCTATAATTGAAACAAAGACAGTTATTTATATAAAAAAGCATATATAAATACAGATTACATACCGCAAAAAGTAAATTTCAATATATCTTTACAATACAGTGGTTCTAATTTTTTAATAAAAAGCGGCAAAGCTTGCAGCCCATTAAATAGACCTAAAGCTTTGCCGTAATTAATTTCATAATTTCTTTTTTGGATTTTTCATCTAATATCTCACTTGAAAAAGCTGCAGCAATAAATAAAGATATTTCCTCGTTTTTATGATTTCTGATTCTTGATTCATGAATATATTAAATTAAAGGAAATATCTACGAAATGATTGGAACCCATACCTCAATTCTACTATTCCCTTTCTCATCCATTTTTTCACCATATCGAATGAAATCCACTCGCGCTTTATCATTGAGTTGGCAATTCGACTGTGGAATCCATTCCTTATAAATGTAGTCCATGACTGACTGCATAGAATCCTTTACTTTTCCCTTATAGATAAAAACAACATATTTGCCTGCCGGTATTTCCAACACACTCATATCCAAAGCTACTCCTTCGGGCTCACTTACCTCCACTGCAGCGTAATAATCAAAAGCTAGATTCTCCTCTTTAAACATGGAATTGTTAGAATAGTCGTTGACCCCCACAACAAAATCTAAATCTATCCTATTTTTAATCCTACTCTTTTCTTTGTGCAACTTGTTCCATAGTCTCGGAATCACAAAAAAGCCTTTTTTTGTATTTGCCTTAAATCCCACAAGATAAGTTTCTTCTTTTGTAATCATTTCAATATCCATAATTCGGTCTCCCTTTAAATTTTTAAGGTTTCCACTCACTTCAAATTTCAACTGAATCGGATTAAACTGGTTTTTGCGACGATATTTTTGCGGAGTCTGTTTATACATACTTTTGAATGCAAGCGTAAATGCCTGTTGCGATTCATACCCAGCATCCAAGGCAATTTGAATTATCTGTTTATCTGTAAAAATCAATTTTTTTGCTGCTTCTGTTAATTGTCTGCGTTTAATATATTGGTGTAGTGTTATACCAACTAACCCTGTAAACATACGATGCAAATGATATTGCGAATATCCCACTGCATACGCAAGACTTTCCAAGTTTATTCCTTCGGTAATATGTTCTTCTATATAGTCAATTAAAAATTTGATCACCTGTTTATTATTATCCATGAGTATCACCTCCCCATTTATAGAATACCAGCACAAGCTACTTATTTTTTCATATTTCTTGCTATGCATATATATTTTTTCTCACATATGATTTTATCAATCTTTTCTTCTAAAAGCAAAAATTCTAATGGGTTAGATTATTATCAAGTCTCGGCAACGCTCGCCGAGGCACTGAGGTAGATGGGCATTTTGGTCACCTCTTTTTACAATAGTCTGAAACAATACAGCGCTGACATTTTGGAGTAGCTGTGCAAATTTCGCCAAATCCGGTAGCACAGTAACTCCAGATAATAGAATCAATTTCTGCCATGGTTATATGAAGGACATTACTTATTTCCTCCATAATATCTGCAACCTCTTGCTTTGTAGCAATGGGAGATTGGCAAATCCCCATTCTGTTCGAACCAAGAAAGCGGCAAATGTGGATATCAGGTTTTGCTCCATCAATCCCAACATTGCGTAAATATTCCCAAGCTAAAGCGGTACCGATATAGGCTAGCTTATATATCCCGGAAGATAAATCAGCTACGATTTTAATGGCGGGCTTTGAGGTAACATAAGCGTCTAAAGAGTGGTATTCCTTTTCTATTTGCTGTAACATGCAAATATTTTTTGCAAGATTGTTCATTTGATTGGCAGTACATCGGCTTCCGCATTTTAGCATTTTAATTCCTTTTATAAAATAATCGGAATTATGTTTCAGAATTTCATCACAATCATAGTCAAAAAACAAATTATCTATTTCTTTTAGATGTTGCTCCACTCGTTGCCATTGAACTTGCGCGCTTAGTTGAGAGTAAATAAGCCCACGCAAATGTTCTTGAAAAGTAAAAACTCTTCCATTTCTTCGCTCAGCCACATAGTTTGGGAATGAATTCGAATGCAAAAGATTATTTCGCAAAAGATATTTACGCATTGTGAGAAGAAATGAGTAGTCTTTTTCTTCATATACCTCTTTCAATAGTATTTTCTCCTTGAATCCCCCACGCTTATCCGCCTTTTCTTGGCGGATTGTTTCCAGCTGCTCTATGGAAAAACCCCTTGCTTTTATGATTGCACGCATTACCTCAAGCATATCGGCAAGTTCTTCGATGTCCTTGCTTTCTTGATATTCGGCGAGTTCCTCGTTTAGCTTTTCATCAAGCATCTTTATGTATTGTTCATCAGATAAAATTTCCGTGTTATAAGCCTTGCCGTCAGCTTTTATTATCTTGGGGATTTTATCACGAACTAATTTGTTGTAAACTTTAGTACTCATCTTTTATCCTCCTCTATTTTACAGTCCAAAATTTTGCAAATTTTTTTCTTAAAATTGGTAGCACATATCCTACTTTCCCATTTGAGTATTTGAAGCAGAATGTCACATCTTTTTTTCTTTAAAATCTTAGCAATGAGCAATTTAAAAACTTTTTGTAGCTTTCAGATATTTGATGCCCATATAACAATAAATCTTCACCCACTGGCAGAGGATTGATGTTATCACTTTCTGTCGTCTTAACACAATTGTGACAATGTTATATATAATAATATCAAATTTTTGTAATTTCTCAAGAGGAAAACGCTAAATAGCGAACACTCAAAATATCGTTGTTTAGTATTTTAAAAATTCACATCATAATAAAGAAACCAACTGTAGGTTTCTTTTGTATTATCCAATATTCTATCTCTATATGACAGATCCTTGCTCTTTGTTTGATTTTTGTAGTTCCGCAACTCATTAACGTGATTTGATTAGACAAAAATAGTGTGTAAAAATCGACTGGTTCCTTGTCCAAAGATTATTCTTTTTCATCAAAATCAATTTTATCCAAAATAAATCATCATTTAGAATGTGAGTAAATGTTGTTTTCTCTATTTTAATATGATTTGTACTGACACCTTAATCACATAATCCTCACTATTATTTACTGCCCAATCCCCAATTACCATTTCTTCATAAAACCATTCACCTAAGATTAGATTGTTATTACCGGCATATGTAAGAATTTCTTTGTAAGTGTTGACCAAATCTTCGTATCCTCCACAATGATATGTAACAAGGTAATCTCCAGAAGGTTTTAAAGTACAATCACAATTTTTCTTATTACAAGGTGTGCGCAAATAAAATATACATTGCTGGTTATAATTTTCCTGCTTTATGTCACAAGTACGATGAATCATGCCAGAAACTGGT
Above is a window of Sedimentibacter sp. MB35-C1 DNA encoding:
- a CDS encoding tripartite tricarboxylate transporter substrate binding protein codes for the protein MKRFISILLVLMLTLFVVGCGANDGGADVETSGDAEGTVEEGYPNKPINVIVSFSAGGNTDIAARILLPYVEAELGVPLNVINKPGGGGWTGWTEFLNAEKDGYTIGYINTPNLMTGYLNPEFGRDNSLDDFELISNHVLDYGAIAVRADDERFETIEDLIAYAKENDVTATTTGYAGDDHIAQLRINDAVGTNFVPVHQGGTSEMLAAVIGGHVDVYFDNVGSVATAVKNGELRALAVMAPDRSQFLPDVPTLNEAGLPEIVTFSARGLSFAKGVDEEKVKIVIDAFEKALNNPEQIKKIEELGYMVYPISGDEYREFLEEDEKNIIEIKDVLEW
- a CDS encoding BlaI/MecI/CopY family transcriptional regulator, which codes for MNKQINISDSEWKVMCVLWEKHPLMSSQIIQRLEANNWKPNTIHTLLSRLENKKIIGVEKKSRFKEYYPLVSREECQIIETKSFIKKVYDGSIKMFLSSYINQDNLSQDDIEYLKKLIEEKELNRSKKND
- a CDS encoding M56 family metallopeptidase, which produces MINILFKEIFLASIIGSILFAFISCMKQLLKKLLDVTSSYRLWFLMILCLLIPFIPVNAPDFIKYNTPKAAEAPVDNIVKNINAIEIVQLAKDNINKNAYDKEIVLGDKTNFDINVYASIWLCGVMVYLIYMCAVNYKIRKMIAESKQDLDSDTLNVFNKCKHKMGIKKEITIASIEAIEQPCIYGFFKPVVLLSNKCLVKLSLSQKEYICIHELSHYLRKDNLTNWLLIALRIVYWFNPIIGYAINRMKEDCELVCDALTLSYINYNEHQKYAMTIIDLLDSALKTRYVLTTVSIINGRKRIERRINMIYDFKNPTKLKRFASCLVAFLIAGVSITTIYAFNNAENNFEDAVESNITNESNADKSTQEMTFTWPVPSYKTITSNYGLRSRSVYCTEEIDGKENIVYEECEIGNIKILAPKIEQDTLDNRVAFHNGIDIQAPIDEKIVASENGTILYSGFDNEYGKTIIINHEEENYSIYAHCNKLLVKEGEVITKGQEIAKSGSTGQSTGPHVHFSIVMDNKIKNPMEYLNVENLSEEN
- a CDS encoding AraC family transcriptional regulator, yielding MDNNKQVIKFLIDYIEEHITEGINLESLAYAVGYSQYHLHRMFTGLVGITLHQYIKRRQLTEAAKKLIFTDKQIIQIALDAGYESQQAFTLAFKSMYKQTPQKYRRKNQFNPIQLKFEVSGNLKNLKGDRIMDIEMITKEETYLVGFKANTKKGFFVIPRLWNKLHKEKSRIKNRIDLDFVVGVNDYSNNSMFKEENLAFDYYAAVEVSEPEGVALDMSVLEIPAGKYVVFIYKGKVKDSMQSVMDYIYKEWIPQSNCQLNDKARVDFIRYGEKMDEKGNSRIEVWVPIIS